From Deferrisoma camini S3R1, the proteins below share one genomic window:
- a CDS encoding MBL fold metallo-hydrolase: MKRLCESIWELGHPLFNAYLVRGADRVALVEVGISAVAPRLVGELEALGVAPDLLVVTHPHTDHLSGLGALRERFPGAEVVVGPGAPGFVAHPKAAAGFVAEDRYMAEALASRGEAVARPALGGPPDLSGAREVGEGARIDLGGLTLELWVAGGHAPGNLVAGVPERGALFVSDCLGFRYGRGGFMPLYFTGYGPYQDTLERIRAWGPEVLGLGHLGALTGPAAREAVAAARAAAEALRERVLAHRGSDEDLAQRLFAQVYRDELTCYSPTNIRMCVGLLIRRSREAETPGRPA, encoded by the coding sequence GTGAAACGGCTGTGCGAGAGCATCTGGGAGCTGGGGCATCCCCTGTTCAACGCGTACCTGGTGCGGGGCGCGGACCGGGTGGCCCTGGTCGAGGTGGGCATCTCGGCCGTGGCCCCCCGGCTGGTCGGCGAGCTGGAAGCCCTGGGCGTGGCTCCGGACCTGCTCGTGGTGACCCACCCCCACACCGACCACCTGAGCGGTCTGGGGGCCCTGCGGGAGCGGTTCCCCGGGGCCGAGGTGGTCGTGGGGCCGGGCGCGCCGGGGTTCGTGGCGCACCCCAAGGCCGCGGCCGGGTTCGTGGCGGAGGACCGGTACATGGCCGAGGCCCTGGCTTCGCGGGGGGAGGCGGTGGCCCGCCCCGCGCTCGGGGGGCCGCCGGACCTGTCCGGGGCGCGGGAGGTGGGGGAGGGGGCCCGGATCGACCTGGGCGGGCTGACCCTGGAGCTGTGGGTGGCAGGGGGCCATGCCCCCGGCAACCTGGTGGCCGGCGTGCCGGAACGGGGCGCCCTGTTCGTGTCGGACTGCCTGGGCTTTCGGTACGGCCGCGGCGGGTTCATGCCCCTGTACTTCACCGGGTACGGGCCGTACCAGGACACCCTGGAGCGGATCCGGGCCTGGGGCCCCGAGGTGCTGGGCCTCGGGCACCTGGGCGCCCTGACCGGGCCAGCCGCCCGCGAGGCGGTGGCAGCGGCCCGGGCCGCTGCCGAGGCCCTGCGGGAGCGGGTGCTCGCCCACCGGGGCTCGGACGAGGACCTGGCGCAGCGCCTTTTCGCCCAGGTGTACCGGGACGAGCTCACCTGCTACAGCCCGACGAACATCCGGATGTGCGTGGGGCTCCTGATCCGGCGGAGCCGGGAGGCCGAGACCCCCGGCCGCCCCGCCTGA
- a CDS encoding Ig-like domain-containing protein — protein sequence MWTARIAARRGFWLWTALLLAASGCGGTAGGTGSGPAADDAAPRVLRAEALSPEEVLVVFDEALNPCAADAANFSVTPELTITGAVLVDGGTAVRLGTGRQVPGLEYQVEAAGWDRNGDGRIDERDGVVLDLAGQPVDPVRCRATFRGAGAPDGEGPRLVSAVATGNTEVLVTFSEAVRGGMEGAENPSHYRISAPLPPSAGRRSARAVVMVRSATLILPGRTTDRLTTWSQSDLEYTLTVTGIQDLAGNPLAPPEMFVVPSTVRFAGMPPGPGDLTDEDLDGVPDSVEQRGWLVTVRGADGEPTQREVNADPEAADTDGDGVTDREEWTYLLDPRLPDTDGDGVEDWEELNRTYSDPLARDTDRDGLDDGLEVGTFGTSPVLADTDGDDLDDYQELYVRGERYDPLVADLPRITVTYSTPPAVYMVTDVGTTDERSFGTRIAQTVTESVTMGQTDSLTNQRTTRNSQEIATTVGINLGDITNLGVPRGTLEVSGKLSWSQGTMNERSQSWSQDKSRAAARAVEEYEDYARSSTVRTTGGRVTGGIKLENTGGVSVTIRSLVVNVKVPDWSRPGAYRVVAAVRPELVGELTLGPGDVSGEIFVSTGERDLTVAQAREVLLNAGSVLFEVSSIALTDENNRSFTYKTEQTVSQTALVAIDYQGRGGRPLERYMVATNLVHTGPRAFAGVTLGEVFDYLGIPFEQFDAGAVRSIRGLETRSRQEGFWFVLTSSPSVRPGGSAAFRDIVLKAGDWIQVAYLTDVDGDGLFTREEYLYGTDDTQVDTDGDGISDYDELKTGWWVPVLARTVYPNPLHAGDYDGDGLDDPAERSIETDPRNADTDGDGVSDSDDAYPNVPNPSPTDFTAVVGEDPDDAVLLSWEIPDEYAGVLVLRQANAPVRSRPVNGETYALGDVVGDAVVVYSGADGSVEDPGLNRRTTYHYRLFPYDASHGYGPSASRSATTGPGPLPDPTAANTRVEADEARAWIQVSWAVPGDDRVEGVLVLRDEAPVVTRPIDGASHEVGGYIDDAKVVYVGDNATFSDEDVEPDTTYFYRLYCFDADRAYSAGVPVTATTDDGNSTVRVTMEAVRLVRNEDAGNKSELYWKFWIETEDGRTYTIDDPEDGYLAKLEEGHEKGIHKTVEFQMDNRRKFWVLGWMKEEDDWPDPDDSMGSDKQEWAYDIRSRRWEGADGQSTAGELRFSREGVAVARYTTITLDSLLTVTAGSAAGLGGRADPGARDHEIQQMTWTVDYGSVLVTGVQVSGVAPADGVERIHLYEDEGTKGVYDPGVDRPLGPPAVWSDQGSAFVASGWSYRLEPGYDRQGAATPRAVDVLVTVDTAPDAAAVDPLVSQVEFIRLGIGSVVGPPLPSEPFWIEAAPESPPAPAARRGTGRE from the coding sequence ACGGCCGAATCGACGAGCGGGACGGCGTGGTTCTCGACCTCGCCGGCCAACCGGTGGATCCGGTTCGCTGCCGCGCCACCTTCCGCGGGGCCGGAGCCCCGGACGGCGAGGGGCCGAGGCTGGTGAGCGCCGTGGCCACCGGCAACACCGAGGTGCTGGTCACGTTCAGCGAGGCGGTGCGGGGTGGGATGGAGGGTGCGGAGAACCCCTCCCACTACCGGATCTCGGCGCCCCTGCCCCCTTCCGCCGGCCGGCGGTCGGCCCGGGCGGTCGTGATGGTGCGCAGCGCCACCCTGATCCTGCCCGGCCGCACGACGGACCGCCTCACGACGTGGTCGCAGTCGGACCTCGAGTACACCCTGACGGTGACCGGCATCCAGGACCTGGCGGGAAACCCCCTGGCGCCGCCGGAGATGTTCGTCGTGCCGAGCACGGTGCGGTTCGCGGGAATGCCGCCGGGGCCCGGCGACCTCACCGACGAGGACCTGGACGGGGTGCCCGACTCGGTCGAACAGCGGGGCTGGCTCGTCACCGTGCGCGGGGCGGACGGTGAGCCGACGCAGCGGGAGGTGAACGCAGACCCCGAGGCCGCGGACACGGACGGCGACGGCGTCACCGACCGCGAGGAGTGGACCTACCTGCTCGATCCGCGCCTGCCGGACACGGACGGCGACGGGGTCGAGGACTGGGAGGAGCTCAACCGGACCTACAGCGATCCCCTCGCCCGGGACACGGACCGGGACGGCCTGGACGACGGGCTCGAGGTCGGCACCTTCGGCACCTCGCCGGTGCTGGCCGACACGGACGGCGACGACCTGGACGACTACCAGGAGCTGTACGTGCGGGGGGAACGGTACGACCCCCTCGTGGCCGACCTGCCCCGGATCACGGTGACCTATTCCACCCCGCCGGCCGTGTACATGGTGACCGATGTGGGCACCACGGACGAGAGGAGCTTCGGCACCCGGATCGCCCAGACCGTGACGGAGTCGGTGACCATGGGACAGACCGACTCCCTCACCAACCAGCGCACCACCCGGAACTCGCAGGAGATCGCGACGACCGTCGGGATCAACCTGGGCGACATCACGAACCTGGGCGTGCCGAGGGGCACGCTCGAGGTCTCGGGCAAGCTCTCGTGGTCCCAGGGCACGATGAACGAGCGCAGCCAGTCGTGGAGCCAGGACAAGTCCCGGGCCGCGGCCCGGGCGGTGGAGGAGTACGAGGACTACGCCAGGAGCAGCACCGTGCGCACGACCGGGGGCCGGGTGACCGGGGGGATCAAGCTCGAGAACACCGGCGGGGTGTCGGTGACGATCCGGTCCCTGGTGGTCAACGTGAAGGTCCCCGACTGGAGCCGGCCGGGGGCCTACCGGGTGGTGGCGGCGGTCCGGCCGGAGCTGGTGGGGGAGCTGACCCTGGGGCCCGGCGACGTGAGCGGCGAGATCTTCGTGTCCACGGGAGAGCGGGACCTGACCGTGGCCCAGGCCCGCGAGGTGCTGCTCAACGCCGGCTCGGTGCTGTTCGAGGTGTCCAGCATCGCCCTCACCGACGAGAACAACCGCAGCTTCACCTACAAGACCGAGCAGACCGTCTCCCAGACCGCGCTCGTGGCGATCGACTACCAGGGGCGCGGGGGGCGGCCGCTCGAGCGCTACATGGTGGCCACCAACCTCGTCCACACCGGGCCCAGGGCCTTCGCGGGGGTCACCCTAGGCGAGGTGTTCGACTACTTGGGCATCCCCTTCGAACAGTTCGACGCCGGCGCCGTGAGGAGCATCCGGGGCCTGGAGACCCGGTCCCGGCAGGAGGGGTTCTGGTTCGTGCTCACTTCGAGCCCCTCGGTCCGGCCGGGGGGCTCGGCCGCCTTCCGCGACATCGTCCTGAAGGCCGGCGACTGGATCCAGGTGGCGTACCTCACCGACGTGGACGGTGACGGCCTGTTCACCCGCGAGGAGTACCTGTACGGCACCGACGACACCCAGGTGGACACGGACGGGGACGGCATCTCGGACTACGACGAGCTCAAGACGGGGTGGTGGGTCCCGGTCCTCGCCCGGACCGTCTACCCCAATCCCCTCCACGCCGGGGACTACGACGGGGACGGTCTGGACGACCCTGCCGAGCGGTCGATCGAGACCGACCCCCGAAACGCCGACACCGACGGCGACGGGGTGTCCGACAGTGACGACGCGTACCCGAACGTCCCCAACCCCTCCCCCACGGACTTCACAGCGGTGGTGGGGGAGGACCCGGACGACGCGGTGCTCCTTTCGTGGGAGATCCCGGACGAGTACGCGGGGGTCCTCGTCCTTCGCCAGGCCAACGCCCCCGTGCGGTCCCGGCCGGTGAACGGCGAGACGTACGCCCTCGGCGACGTGGTGGGCGACGCCGTGGTGGTCTACTCGGGCGCGGACGGCTCGGTCGAGGACCCCGGCCTGAACCGGAGGACCACCTACCACTACCGGCTCTTCCCCTACGACGCGTCCCACGGCTACGGGCCGTCCGCGTCGCGATCGGCCACCACCGGCCCCGGCCCGCTCCCCGACCCCACCGCCGCGAACACCCGGGTGGAGGCCGACGAAGCGAGAGCCTGGATCCAGGTCTCGTGGGCCGTGCCCGGCGACGATCGGGTCGAGGGGGTGCTCGTCCTGAGGGACGAGGCTCCGGTGGTCACCCGGCCCATCGACGGGGCGTCCCACGAGGTGGGCGGGTACATCGACGACGCCAAGGTCGTCTACGTGGGCGACAACGCCACGTTCTCGGACGAGGACGTGGAGCCGGACACCACCTACTTCTACCGGCTGTACTGCTTCGACGCCGACCGCGCCTACTCCGCGGGGGTGCCGGTGACCGCGACCACGGACGACGGTAACTCCACGGTCCGGGTGACCATGGAGGCCGTGAGGCTGGTCCGGAACGAAGACGCCGGCAACAAGAGCGAACTGTACTGGAAGTTCTGGATCGAGACCGAGGACGGGCGCACCTACACGATCGACGACCCGGAGGACGGTTATCTGGCCAAACTGGAAGAGGGCCACGAAAAAGGCATCCACAAGACGGTCGAGTTCCAGATGGACAACCGACGGAAGTTCTGGGTGCTGGGCTGGATGAAGGAGGAGGACGACTGGCCGGATCCGGACGACTCCATGGGCTCGGACAAGCAGGAGTGGGCCTACGACATTCGATCGAGGCGCTGGGAGGGGGCCGACGGTCAGAGCACCGCCGGCGAGCTGCGCTTTTCGCGCGAGGGCGTGGCCGTGGCCCGGTACACCACGATCACGCTGGACAGTCTGCTCACCGTCACGGCCGGCTCCGCCGCAGGGCTGGGGGGCCGGGCCGATCCCGGAGCCCGGGATCACGAGATCCAGCAGATGACCTGGACCGTGGACTACGGTTCGGTGCTGGTGACCGGGGTGCAGGTGTCCGGGGTGGCTCCGGCGGACGGCGTGGAGCGGATCCACCTGTACGAAGACGAGGGGACCAAGGGAGTGTACGACCCCGGCGTCGACCGGCCGCTGGGGCCCCCCGCCGTGTGGAGCGACCAGGGATCCGCGTTCGTCGCTTCCGGCTGGAGCTACCGCCTCGAGCCCGGCTACGACCGGCAGGGGGCGGCCACGCCGCGGGCCGTCGACGTCCTGGTCACGGTGGACACGGCCCCCGACGCCGCTGCCGTGGATCCCCTGGTCTCCCAGGTGGAGTTCATCCGGCTGGGGATCGGCAGCGTGGTGGGTCCCCCCCTCCCCTCCGAGCCGTTCTGGATCGAGGCGGCTCCCGAGAGCCCGCCCGCCCCGGCGGCGCGCCGGGGGACGGGACGGGAGTGA
- a CDS encoding ketopantoate reductase family protein, producing MAVRRPAVVGVGATGAVLAAALAETAPDAVCVVSRPETAEALRRDGIRVSGAVEKRVRVRNVAVGVAELARHGPDAVFLCTKTYSLPRVLSELAAVLPAGVPVVSCQNGLGTEDDVAEAFGKANAFRMVLNYGCARQGPGEVRVAFFNPPNHLGPVLPEGADVARELAERLSGGGLATEAVEDVGRFVWRKMVMKCTMASICALADLTLREALTLPASRRVADACFREVLAVARALGYDLGEEYLSQAVAYLEKAGVHKDSMCHDLEAGRPTEIEYLGGRVVAYAERLGIPVPHYATLTDMVRALEAKRLGGA from the coding sequence GGTTCGAAGACCAGCGGTGGTGGGGGTGGGGGCCACGGGCGCGGTTCTCGCGGCCGCCCTGGCGGAGACGGCGCCCGACGCGGTTTGCGTGGTCTCCCGGCCGGAAACGGCGGAGGCCCTGCGGCGCGACGGCATCCGGGTGAGCGGGGCGGTCGAGAAACGGGTGCGGGTGCGCAATGTGGCCGTGGGGGTGGCGGAGCTGGCCCGGCACGGGCCCGACGCCGTGTTCCTGTGCACCAAGACCTACAGCCTGCCCCGGGTGCTCTCGGAGCTGGCGGCCGTGCTGCCGGCCGGGGTTCCCGTGGTGAGCTGCCAGAACGGTCTGGGCACCGAGGACGACGTGGCCGAGGCGTTCGGAAAGGCCAACGCGTTTCGCATGGTGCTCAACTACGGCTGCGCCCGGCAGGGGCCGGGCGAGGTGCGGGTGGCGTTCTTCAACCCCCCGAACCACCTGGGCCCGGTGCTGCCCGAGGGCGCCGACGTGGCCCGGGAGCTCGCGGAACGGCTCTCCGGGGGCGGCCTGGCCACCGAGGCGGTGGAGGACGTGGGGCGGTTCGTGTGGAGGAAGATGGTCATGAAGTGCACCATGGCGTCGATCTGCGCCCTGGCCGACCTGACCCTGCGCGAGGCCCTCACGCTGCCGGCCAGCCGGCGGGTGGCGGACGCGTGCTTCCGCGAGGTGCTGGCCGTGGCCCGGGCCCTGGGCTACGACCTGGGCGAGGAGTACCTCTCCCAGGCCGTGGCCTACCTGGAGAAGGCCGGGGTCCACAAGGACTCCATGTGCCACGACCTCGAGGCCGGCCGGCCCACCGAGATCGAGTACCTGGGCGGGCGGGTCGTGGCCTACGCGGAGCGGTTGGGCATCCCCGTGCCCCACTACGCCACCCTCACCGACATGGTCCGGGCCCTGGAGGCCAAGCGCCTTGGTGGTGCGTGA
- a CDS encoding chemotaxis protein CheX has translation MKEFSIEVDPHLLDAVVRSTKAGFQMAGLDPRPVGWSTVGPRGQEIAVVVGLVGRRNGTVTLHLSREGVLFLARQFLGAEVDGYSADVFDAAAEITNIIAGRIKGELSGDRYGITHISCPSMIVGADYQVYSFRGFQTVSVEFELEGLPIVFAKERLFSTTIRLSKA, from the coding sequence ATGAAAGAGTTCTCGATCGAGGTGGATCCCCACCTCCTGGACGCCGTGGTTCGCAGCACCAAGGCCGGTTTCCAGATGGCCGGGCTCGACCCCCGGCCGGTGGGCTGGTCCACGGTGGGCCCCAGGGGCCAGGAGATCGCCGTGGTGGTGGGGCTGGTGGGCCGCCGGAACGGCACCGTGACCCTGCACCTCTCCCGGGAGGGAGTGCTCTTCCTGGCCCGGCAGTTCCTGGGGGCCGAGGTGGACGGGTACAGCGCCGACGTGTTCGACGCGGCCGCCGAGATCACCAACATCATCGCGGGCCGGATCAAGGGGGAGCTGAGCGGCGATCGCTACGGCATCACCCACATCTCCTGCCCCTCGATGATCGTGGGCGCCGATTACCAGGTGTACTCGTTCCGCGGGTTCCAGACGGTGTCCGTGGAGTTCGAGCTCGAGGGCCTCCCGATCGTGTTCGCAAAGGAGCGGCTGTTCTCCACCACGATCCGCCTGAGCAAGGCCTGA